The nucleotide window CGAGATCCTCTTCAACGTCGCCCGAGTGCTGCGAGAGAACCTCGAGCACATCGCTCAACTGGAGATGCTCCAAATCGGGAAACCGATCTCCGATGCTCGCGATGAAGCCGGCCTGGGAGCGCGTGTGTTCGAATACTATGCCGGGGCCGTCACCAAGTTCTTCGGCCAGACCATCCCCGTCTCTCGTGGCGGTCTCGACTTCACCTTGAAGCAATCCATGGGAGTGGTGGCCGCGATCGTGCCCTGGAATTTTCCGTTCCCCATCGCCTGCTGGAAGGTAGCCCCGGCGCTCGCCGCCGGCAATTGCGTGATTCTCAAGCCGGCTTCCATATCTCCGCTCACCGCCCTGCTGCTCGGTGAACTCGCCCATTCCGCAGGGCTCCCGCCCGGAGTGCTTCAGGTGATTCCAGGAAGCGGATCGACCATCGGTGATGCCCTGGTCACCCACCCGCTGGTGCGCAAAGTCTCCTTCACCGGCTCCACCGAAGTGGGACGCCGAATCATGGAGCTTTGCTCGCGTGATCTGAAACGCATCTCGCTGGAACTGGGGGGCAAGTCGCCCAATATCGTGTTCGCCGACAGCGATTGGAGAAAGGCCGCCGAAGCCTCCCCCTTGAGCGTGTTCGCCAACACCGGGCAGGATTGCTGCGCCCGCAGCCGCCTGTTTGTGGAGCAGTCGATCCATGACGAGTTCGTGGAGATCTTCGTCGCTGCCACCCGCCAATTGAAAGTCGGCGACCCATCCCTCCCCGATACCCAACTCGGCCCCCTGGTCTCGGCCGATCAGCGGACCACCGTCGAGCAGTTCCTCAACGATGCCCGATCCCAGGGAACGCGCTTCGCCTGCGGCGGCGATCGCCCCAGCGGGCCAGGCTACTACCTCAACCCAGCTGTCCTCCTCAACCCCGGCCGACAGGACCGCTGCTGGAAAGAAGAAATCTTCGGCCCAGTCGTTGCTATCGTCCCCTTCACCCAAGAGGCCGAAATGATCAGGGAAGTCAATGCCTCGCCCTATGGATTGAGCGGATCGATCTGGACGAACGATCTCCGCCGGGCCATTCGAGTAAGTCGGCTCGTGCAAAGCGGAGTTCTC belongs to Verrucomicrobiales bacterium and includes:
- a CDS encoding aldehyde dehydrogenase, whose translation is MQTTPNRPFIDGAWHPAQSNRPARLINPATGQPFAEVASADPADLEKAIQSAQTAWESGWRDLAPGKRTEILFNVARVLRENLEHIAQLEMLQIGKPISDARDEAGLGARVFEYYAGAVTKFFGQTIPVSRGGLDFTLKQSMGVVAAIVPWNFPFPIACWKVAPALAAGNCVILKPASISPLTALLLGELAHSAGLPPGVLQVIPGSGSTIGDALVTHPLVRKVSFTGSTEVGRRIMELCSRDLKRISLELGGKSPNIVFADSDWRKAAEASPLSVFANTGQDCCARSRLFVEQSIHDEFVEIFVAATRQLKVGDPSLPDTQLGPLVSADQRTTVEQFLNDARSQGTRFACGGDRPSGPGYYLNPAVLLNPGRQDRCWKEEIFGPVVAIVPFTQEAEMIREVNASPYGLSGSIWTNDLRRAIRVSRLVQSGVLSVNTHSSVHVEAPFGGFKTSGIGRDLGMGAMDGYTELKNIYIAD